ATCGGTAATAACATGGGGTTGATTACGCGATTGTTAGTAGGCGTTCGAGATGTTTGAGAAGCCTTTGTTTGTAGCGAGGACCCTATCGGGTAGCTTGTATTGAGCAATCGGTAATAACATGGGGTTGATTACGCGATTGTTAGTAGGCGTTCGAGATGTTCGAGAAGCCTTTATTGAAATGCTTGGAGAGAAAAAATATCCGTCTTGGATTATCATTGATGAGTTACATGCGCTATTGATAGTATTTTTTCAATGTTTGGATGTTCCAACTACTATCGAAAACCATTCCGTCTAATGTGGCGATTCTATAGGCCCCGTTGTGGAGAACCGTATCGATCTTGTATGGCCCTTCCCATATCTGTCCGAGCTTGCCCTTGGCGAGCGGGGATTGAGCGGCGGTTGCATCTCGGAGCACCAGGTCCCCTACTTGGAATGTGCTGGGTCAGACCCGTCTATTGTGGTATCGAGCTAAGCTCTGTTTATGGGCCGTGATGTGGAGTAAGGCATTAAGGCGCTCTTCCTCCAGTCGCTCGCCGGCTTCGGCGAGTTCCGCGTTGTTATTAACTTCCTCGAAAGTGATCTATCGAGGAGAACGAAGGACGACCTCGGTTGGCGCCATAGCTTCTGCCCCATAGGTTAGAAAGAAAGGAGTGCGTCCGGTGCCGGAGTGTGCGGTGGTGCGGTATGACCACAATACCGCTGGGATATGGTCAGGCCATGCTTGTCCCTGATCAAAAAGGCGTGCTTTTATTCCTCACAGGATTGTTCGGTTTCTTACTTCAGTGAGTTTGTTGCTTTGAGGATGCGCCACCGAGGTGTAACGACCTTTGATACCCCATTCCGTGCAGAACTCGCGGAATTGATTGCAGTCAAACTGTCGCCCGTTATCTGTGATGAAAGAATGAGGGACTCCGAATCGGTATATTATTGCTCGTTTTAGAAAGCTGATGATGTTGTCGGTGGTTATTTTGGCGATGGCTTCTGCCTCGATCCATTTGGTGAAGTGATCGACTGCTACCACTATGAAACACTTCTATGCTAAAGCTATCGGAAAAGGGCCGAGCAGATCAACACCCCATACGACGAAAGGCTAAGGTGTGACGATGCTTTTGAGGGGAGCTGCCAGCGCATGGTGAGTATTTGCGTGTGCTTGACATGCCTAGCAGTTGCGAACTAGCCGCATTGCGTCGGAGTCCATGGTTTGCCAATAAAGTCCCTGTAGGCGGGCTTTCTTCCCAATCGACCGTGCACCCTGATGCGAGCTACACACGCCCTGGTGTATCTCCTTTAGACAGTGATCCCCTTCTTCCTCGGATATTTAACGTAACTAAGGGTGCCCGGATGATTTCCGATAAAGGATGCCATCATGCATGGCGTATCGCCAGGATCGCCGAACCACAAGAGATGCATGCGTCCTATCTTCTGGCAGGGTTTCGTCTTCTAAGTACCTGATTATCTGACTTCTCCAGCCATTTTTCGCTGCGTCTACCATATCGATCTGCAATGAGCACTGTGCTTGGATGGCCGGAGCCTCAGCGGTTTCAATAAGGGTTTGCGGGTCACTAGACTGCTCACCTGCTACGAGAGCGGCAATGGCATTTGCCACTTCATTTTCTTCTCGCGGTaagagcgtaagagtgaaagtGACTCCCTTGCTTTTGAGGTCCTCGAGCAGGGACTTGGCGAGCTCCAAGTATTGACACATCATCGGGTCTTTTGCTCTGTAAGTGCCGCTGACATGGCTAACGACGAGTTTGGAGTCTGAATAAATGGTTAGGTGCCCTGTTACCATCGTTCTGGCTAGCCGGAGGGCCGCGATCAGAGCCTTATACTCCGCTTGATTGTTCGTGGTTGGGAAATTCAGTCGGATGGCGTAACGTAAGCGGAGGTTGTTGGGTCCCTGAATGGCGATCCCTGCGTCTGCCCGGCCCGAGCCGCAAGAGCCATCCACGCTTAGGGTCCATAGATTACCTTTGATATTTTCTGCCCGGGTGGGGTCATTGGTCGACGACCCGGTGAATTCGGTGATAAAATCGAACAGCACTTGAGCCTTGATTGTTATACGAGGCTCGAAACGTACGTCAAACTAAGATAGTCGGATTGACCAGTTGGTGATGCGACCGGAGACCTCTGGTCTCTGGACTGCCTTCTTGAGAGGGTAGTTAGTTCTGACGATAACCGTGTGTGCCTGGAAATATGGCCGTAGGCGCTCGGATGCTTGTGTGATGGCGAAAAGAGCCTTTTCGATCTCGGAGTACCGGATCTCTGCCCCTTTGAGCACCTTGCTTAAGAAGTAAATTGGATACATTTCCGTGCCTTCTTCCTGAGTGAGAACCACTGCCACAGTTTCGTCGGCAATGGTGCAGTATAGTTGTATGTCTCGCCCCTGCTTTGGTACTGATAGTAGGGGCGGCGTGGCGAGGAAAGTTTTGATGGCATTGAATGCCGCCTGACAGTCCGTGGACCATTTGAAGGGGTGATCCTTTTTTATTGCCTTGTAAAAGGGGAGGCAACGCTGTGTCGAACAAGAGATGAATCGTCCCAAGGCGATTACCCTTCCGTTGAGTCTTTGAACCCCCTACAGGTTGTGTGGAGCTTTCATTTCCAAAATTGCCTCGATTTTTGCGGGATTAGGCACAATACCTTTCTCCGAGACCACACAACCAAGGAACTTACCGCTGCGAATGCCGAAGAAACATTTCTCTGGGTTTAGCTTGAGGTTGTAATCCCGGAAAATTTTAAACACTTCCGCTAAGTCGCGCGGGTGGTCGTTCTCATTAGTGCTTAAGACGACCATGTCGTCTATGTATACTTGTACTGTCTTGCCGATGAGGTGAGTGAACATTTTGTCTATTAGTCGCTGATACGTGGCTCCTGCATTCTTCAAACCGAAGGGCATTACGTTGTAGCAATATGTGCCTTCATGCGTTATGAAGGAGGTCTTTTCGGCATCGGCCGGGTCCAGAGGAATTTGCTGAAAACCAGCAATGGCGTCAAACTGGGACAGGATTGTGCGACCGGCTGTCTGATCTAGAAGCTGATCTATGTTGGGCAGCGGATAggaatccttggggcatgctttattaacatccgtaaaatctacacacatgcggaactttccgctggctttctttacaagtacaacattAGAAAGCCAATCAGGATAGTGGACCTCAcgaataaattttacagctaaCAGTTTCTCGATCTATGCCTTGACAGCTGCCTGCTTATCCTTCGCTTGTACCCGCTTCTTCTGCTTTAGAGGTTCGACAGAAAGGTCGATGTTCAATCTGTGGGTCGCTTGCTCGGGTGAGACGCCTGTGATATCTTCGATGCACCAAGCGAACACGTCTGAATGCTCAGCCATTACGGCCCTTATCTCGCTGGCCAGAGGAAGTGGGAGCTTGGTCCCAATCTTCAGTGTCTTGTTCTCCCCGACGGGGCAGTCGCTGACTCGTTCAATCGGCGTGGGATTGTACCCCCTCATATCCATCAGACCGTCTTCAAGGTAGAGTGCAGTTCGAGGTTGGGTCGCCTCCCATTGTAGTTTATTAGCCAAGATACGGTCTCCTTGAACGGTGATTTTGTCGCCTCGACGCGGTAGGGTCAAGCATAGGTCGGAGATGTCAATTGTAGCTTTGAGGCTAGCCAGCAGAGGTCTTCCGATAATGGCGTTATAGGCCAATGGGATGTCCACCACCACCCATTCAGCGGTATCCTTTACTTGTTCGTTGCTTTCGACGAGGATCATCGGCAGAGAGATGACTCCCTTCACAGGGACTTCTATTTCTGACAAGCCAACCAGGGGAAAACTTCCAGCACGGAGGGCCGTGTGAGTGTTCTTCATAACGCGGAGCGCTTTCTAGGTAAGTAGGTTTACCGAACTCCCCGTGTCCACTAGTACCCGGTGCATCTTAAAGTCGGCGATGTTAATGGTGACTACGAGGGCCTCCGAATGGCTGGTCCGGAGTGGTGGCTGCAGCGTCAGGGTCTGATCAGCTGCTTTTCTCTTTCGGGAGTTCTCCGGATGCGTACAGAGTGCTGGCGCTCCCACTCTTATGACATGGATTTCACCGTGGAACCTTGGTCGCTTTGCCTCATCTGTTCGGCCGGTGTCATGTTGCTTCGGGCTTTGCTCCCTCTGCCTGATGGTTCTTGGCGGGGCACCTTGTTCTGTGATCCGCTCGATTTCTTTCTATAGTTGATAGCAGTTCTCCGTGGAGTGTCCAGAGGATTTGTGGTACTTGTAATATTCCTTCTCGACACGGGTCTTCCCTTTGTCCGCCGGCGGAGTCAGGTGCGTATATCGGCGAGGCTGGTTTTGAGCAGCATAGTGTACTTCTTTTCCACGGGATCGGTCCCCCCTGCGCTCCAGGTTCGTCCGCTCGACCCGCGCCGGGAATGGCATGGGGGCTTCCCTGCGTGCCCAGCCTCTGTCTCGTGCTTCTCCGGTCGGCCTGCTCTTTTCTTCTTTCCGTGCATCTCCTTTGGCCTTGTCCCTTTCCGATTCCTCATACCCTGCTGGTCGATCACAGTCATCATATCGGACGAAGGTCtgtgccatggtcatgagcTCCTCGAAAGATCGCGGCATCTTCCTGAAGCACTTTTGCTTTAGGGGCTCGCACGAGGTTCCTTTCGCTAGGGTGTCATGAGCTACCTCTAGGTTGAGGCCCTTGACCTGAGAAGCCATGTGGTGGAACCTGGAAAGGAAATTGCGCAGTGGCTCGGTTGTCCGCTATTTGAGCCCATTGAGGTCCGAGCTGATCTTTCGTACCTTTACTGCTGCGGCAAATCTAGAGAGGAAGAGATCCTTTAATAAATCAAAAGAGTCGATGGACTCGGGGGCCAGTCCTCGATACCACTCCTGTGCACTCGCAGAAAGTGTAGTTGGGAaaaccttgcacatgatgtcctcgtctTTGGAGTAGAGGTTGATGGTACTCATAAAGGAAGCTACGTGGTCGTTCGGGTCCTCGGTTCCCGAATATTGGGATAGTCGCGGGGCCTTCCAGCCGCGTGGGAACCTTGTTTCAATAATCCTTTGCACTAGCGGAGTTTTGCTGGAGGTGATGCTTCTCCCCATTACCCCTCCGAGCGCCCTTTTGTCCAGAAATATCTAGATTTTAAGTTCCAGCAGGTCCTCGTCGCCGATGGCCGCCGGAGCTCCGGATACCGCACTCCTTGCTCCCAACACAGTCGCGACGGGCTCAGGCTGCCTCTCAGGGATCGCTTCTGGGACCACTGATTTGCTTCAACGGGGCTCGCATGTGGCGACATTGCGGCCTCCTTGAGATATTGCTAGATCTTAGCGTTCTCCTCCTGCAGGTTTTGTTGCTGCTCCATAACTttcatctgagccgccgtgTGAATGGCCTGGGTCGTTTGAAAACCTCGTATAGCGCTGAGGAGTTGTGCCGTATTGTACGCTCCTTCCTCTTCGGGATCCACTTCCTCCATCAGTGGGGCCAGATTCCTAGGAGAAATTGGGGTAGGCAGCGCCGGACGTGCTTCGCCGGTCATGGAACTGGTCGCAGTTGCGCTTAGTACTCCGGCAGGTGTGAGCTCAGTCGGTGTCTGCATCTTGCTGAACAGTTTGAAAAATCACTTGtagtccacgatcaccgcaccaaatatTTAGGGAATGTGCTACAGTGATTCGATTAGCCTTCCGAGTATCCTTGCGTCTCCTGGTTATCGTCCCTGCGCGGGGAGCggtccctgcggatactccgacgATGAAGACAGTTAGATATTCAAAGAGACTTATCTAAGGTATTATCCGAAGAGAAATGGGATTACCCGATAGTGTAGTCAAGAGTGAGCCGGAAAGATCAAATCCCCCTCTTCTCATTGTCGTGGGTATTTATAGATGGCTTCATGGGCTTTTGGGCCCTGCTTTTGGGCCGTGGATCATATTCCACATCATATCGTAATTCATTAACTatgatacattgaatatttttaacataaatacaatgaacttccaaattcaattaacttatataatgcaaatttaattttacttgTTCATTGATTTAgataaaaactttatttaaattagtaatttaaaatttattttaaaaaaaatttaaaatcactttataaattaataattattaatttatcgattaattaataactctataaattaataaaattccatgatcccaacattattaatttatagagattttaCTGTATTTGCTAACGGATTAAAGTACAagttttaaaccacatagtctaTGTTTGAAAACAGCCATAACCACGaggtttaattttatattttttcctaaaatttatgaaattgaaaatggaactattttaaatctttaacaataataaattacatGACTTCACATAGTATATATAACTATTAAGTAGCAGCCCACCAAATAGCAATTCTTCTTCACCAAATCAATGGGTATTACTATTACTATTATCACACTCATCATTTCCTCCATTTTCTTCCTAACATCAGCACAACAGCTTTGCCTGAAAACCTCTTGTGCCCGATCGGAACCGGTTATCCGATTCCCTTTCCGGATTCATAACTGGCAACTTCAATCGTGCGGTTATCCAGGTTTCGATTTATCCTGCGATTCTACAACCGGCCACACTCTATTACAGCTCCCTTCTTCATCCAAAAAATTCACAGTCCAAGCCATAGATTATGCAACTCAGCAATTATGGATCAACGATCCGAATAACTGCCTTCCGGCCCGGATTCTATCTCTCGATTTTTCCGGCTCGCCTTTCTCAGGTCTGTTTTACCAAAACTTCACTTTCTTTAACTGTTCTTCATCGGATTTTTCGAATTTCGAGCTGAATCCGATTGGTTGCTTGAGTAGTTCTACGCATACTGTTTATGCTACGACGTCGTTGAGGGTTATTAGTTTTTTATCGGGTTTACCGTCGTGTAAGTCATTTGCGAGTAGGAAGATTCCGGTGGAATGGCCGTTTTACGGCGAGATATTGTCGTCGGACTTGAGTGATGATCTCCGACTCACTTGGTTTGGGCCTCGTTGTGGTAAATGTGAGACTCGCGGTGGCCGGTGCGGGCCTAAGGATAATTCTACGGTCGGTGCAATTGTTTGCTATCATCCTCATCTACGCGGTAATTTCCCTTTCTCATcccttaatttcttttattttcttatttataatagtattaaatatttatttctgtttgtttataatttgattagttattgcaaaattaattagatatTCTTTAGATAACCATGATGCAAAAAATATTTGTTAATTATCTTATCATAATGTCAATTCAATTAATCATATTAATGCTAATTACTTTTTTGGCTTTTGGTTTTTTATACGTCATTTAAAACTTTTCATGTGGATAAATAAAGTATTAATTATAtcattataatattttattcattccTTCAAATTTCATTTATGGGTCATTCACAAACTTTAATTATTCCTatctttaaatttaaaaaaatatataaaaaattattatttagaattagatttaaatttgTGAATTAAATAAGTAATTTTGAGGTTTTTTAAAACAAGGGTAATAGTAGTCCTAATCTCTAAATTTTACCataaatttgagattaataatTAAACATCAAAGTAATAAAAATAGAACTGAAGCAGCAATTAAATTAcctttttacttaaaaaaactttattttccaaatcaaaattctattttttcttaattattatgcTTTAGTTATAAATTGTTTGCATTAACACTAAAATGATCTTTTAGtattaaataatgataaaaaaaaaaaaaaattgtcaaagtgcataaattatataaaacatcatataaaaataaacaacctATGAATCAAGAATACATAGGGAATAGTCAGCATGGTTAATTATGAAAtcacatatatataattttaattttctttattaatcTCTATGTTTTCTAATTGAAATTTAAGGGAGTTTTGGGTATTCTAATTAAACTCCGGTATTTATACAGTAGATTTCACATAAACCTGAAtgatcaaatgaatttggtcatttaccagtagatttagatttattaaatctaaatttttggaTACTTTGAATTTGCACCATAAAATTCCAATCAGTCTAACcataaatgatcaaattcatttAGTTATTGAGAGTCAAATAATCAGTACCAAATCTTTATATATAAAGAGGGAtgtttcattttttaaaataaataaataagtgatcAAATTCATTTAGTTATTGAGAGTCAAATAATCAGTACCAAATCTTTATATATAAAGAGGGATGcttcattttttaaaataaataaataaggatGCTTGATGCttaacaaagtaagttcatTCAATGAtagtaaaaacaaaataaagtttactttgtcaaaaacacaTTGAATAAGCCAAATTGACTCTTGAGGACCAACCTCCACTAGTTAAACTTTACACATAACTTACATGTATATGGTCAAAGTGATTGTGATTTAGTAGTAAATTGTATTAAATATAACATAAAACACTTAACATCAAATTTCCCAACATAATCTACCTAACTTAATAattcatttattttcaataCATTCATacttaattacaaaatatatattcaaatttaCTTGCCatgtaatttatatatatatggcttATTTATACTgtcattatcattattatttgataGGCTTCATAAATTAGTCATTGAAAATTACATAATAGTGATTTAATCCATATAAACATAACTGATATACTTTTACAATACGTGTTTAGTAACTCATAAATTAGTCATTGGAAATTACACAATGGTGATTTAATTCATAAATAACTATCTACGTGAAAGGTGATATCTGATTCTACATCATGATGATAAATATTGAATATCATCGTCATTGAAACATTCAAATTAATTCTTATATATCCACCACAAATTGAAGAAATTTATGACCATAATATACAATACAAAAGCATAAATCTTGTGGTGTGGGTTTAATTAAAGATAATTGCAATTTGCAACTTGACTTTAATCATATTATTGAAATGGGATAAGAGTTGACTATTTATCTTGTTCTTCATATTAtgtatttgaatattttttaatttttattgaggTTGGCCTTTCCAAGATTGTCATCATAGCTTATTTGGTTGACTTTGACTTTCATAAACTAATTAGCACCAACTTCAAAAGTTTAATTACACTTGCACCCACCATTTTATTAGAAATATTGCAGCTCCCACTCCATATCTCTTGGTTTTAACcttcaattaataatttaatttatattagtAAATTTTAGAGTATAGAATTAACagtataatgtttttttttaccaaaaaaaacaatataatgtttttttaaattaataatctaCTGAAATTTATGTTATAGTTTGTTGTCGGCTGTTGAAAAAAACAGATGTTCCAAAAAGTAAGAATTTCCAGCTTTTATAGTAACTAcataaaaaacaaacaaaagattTCTTACTAAACGCTTAAAACTCGTGAAAATACAAATAAGAAGTGAAAAGTGTAGAGTttagaattttatttaaataatcaattgtataatattaatattctATTCATTCaaatatgaaagaaaaatcaaattattaacTCTATGATGCACTTATATAAGTATGTCTAGACCGGGTCGCATATCCGTCTGGCTCGTCCAGGTCCGTGTCTCTTGGACCAGGCTTGGATATGAAAATTTATCTCTAAGCCCAGCCCGGTTTAGACCCGTTAAAGCCCGTCTCTTTTTTGGGCGGGTTTGAGATTTATAAAAGTAACAGGGACCGGTCCTATCCGAcccgtctattaatattaattaataaaatttatatatttagatggGCTTATATGGACTGGGCTTGGAATTTGATTTTTGAGCCCGAACCCAGTCCGGTCCAAGTCCACCTAAATTAACAACGGGCTGGAATGGGCTTGGACGGAGTATTTTTTATACAAAAGTCCATTGGACCCGGCCAAAGCCCGACCCATGAACAGGTTCAAGTGTAATCATAGCTTTAGCATTTATGTCCACTGAGGCTTAATTTTCAAGAGTTGGGTGATATATTCTGAATCTTTCAAAAGATAATTAGGTTTTATTGTCTCTTGTTTTAACTTCAAACAAACCATTGATTTGTGCTCATAGATTTGGACCATTAATTAGATTATCCTAAAAAAATCATTAGATTGTCTTGTTTCGCTTCAAACCACTGATTTATGCTCATAGATTTTGAtctaattaattagatttatcTTTAAAAGATAATTAGGTTTTATTGTCTCTTTTTTTTCACTTCAAAACCATTATATGCTCATGTATTTGGACCAATTTGgtctaattaattatatttatctttattattaACTACAATTACTTCATATGTCATTCCTAACTTTTAGCCAGGAGCattgcttttttttattatttaaaaaatgcaAGTCAGCATAATGTTTGtgtttatttatgttttttttgaaaagatgtttgtgtttattttattaattagtgtttatACTTTTGCATTTAAAATTAATACGTGTTTTTGAACATTTCAATACTTATTACCCAACTATTatatgagagagaattttttgtaaattaaccaatgtaaattcattaattagactctacattaattgtatttcttaatttgtgtgaaaatctttagaatgacttatattatgGAACTAgtatttatcaaacatttaTACTATTTAATACtcaatatttttatcattcaacatttaattattttttttgttttattaagcACCAACTAAGACTTCAAACAACTTTcattgttgttttgtgttttttatgtcTTTGTAGCTTTTTTTACTCTATGTAGTCGTTTTAGTCTCTTTGTAGATCTTGTAAAGTTTGATTCCTTACCGTTGTTATCTTGTTAATCTAATGAAGTTATAAACATtttcataaaagaaaaaaaaattcaaacagtATATTACATCAATTAAGCTCTTATATATATGGTCTCTGtatttccttaaaaaaaaagtgattgTCGCTTTGAACTTTAGAAGTGTCTCACTAgcttaaaattatttaaaatgatttatTGAGCCTCTAAACTTTAAAGTGAGATATTGACTCTTtagatttgtttaaaatgatatgGCCTCAATCTTCCACATAGCATTAGGGGATCATCAGTGACGGATCCATGATTcacttttttttgtcatttatgggtgctaaattgatatttttagttttttacataaaaaaaattaaaaacatgtacACAATTTCTATAGAATTTTTAGCGTTTTCTGACAATCAGTGGATGCTCAAACCCCATCTGGATCCGTCCATGTGGATTATGTCACTTTAACAAATTTAAAAAGTTAACAAGACATTCTTACGGTTCATAGTCTCAACCGGTTTTTAttcattgttttatttatttcattattttaattgaattttttattattagacattgattttatttttttttatcctatGATCAGGAATTCCAAGGAGTGCCCGGTACATAATAACAATAGGAGCAGGAATACCACTAATGCTATGTTTACTAGGAATGGCATGTTGCATATTTGGTAGAGTAAGGAACTTCGCCGGAAGGAGGAGGAGCCACCCTATGATATCTGAATTCAGCACTTTCACGGTGAACCCGCAACCGGCAATTGCAATCGGACTTGATAGAAGCACCATAGAATCATATCCAAAGATAGTACTAGGAGAGAGCAGAAGATTACCAAAACCAGATGACAACGTTTGCCCAATTTGTCTCTCGGAATACAACCCGAAAGAGACACTTAAAACCATACCTGAATGTCAACATTGTTT
The DNA window shown above is from Euphorbia lathyris chromosome 1, ddEupLath1.1, whole genome shotgun sequence and carries:
- the LOC136223852 gene encoding RING-H2 finger protein ATL22, with protein sequence MGITITIITLIISSIFFLTSAQQLCLKTSCARSEPVIRFPFRIHNWQLQSCGYPGFDLSCDSTTGHTLLQLPSSSKKFTVQAIDYATQQLWINDPNNCLPARILSLDFSGSPFSGLFYQNFTFFNCSSSDFSNFELNPIGCLSSSTHTVYATTSLRVISFLSGLPSCKSFASRKIPVEWPFYGEILSSDLSDDLRLTWFGPRCGKCETRGGRCGPKDNSTVGAIVCYHPHLRGIPRSARYIITIGAGIPLMLCLLGMACCIFGRVRNFAGRRRSHPMISEFSTFTVNPQPAIAIGLDRSTIESYPKIVLGESRRLPKPDDNVCPICLSEYNPKETLKTIPECQHCFHADCIDEWLRLNASCPLCRKLPSP